One Alteromonas sp. KC3 DNA segment encodes these proteins:
- a CDS encoding TonB-dependent receptor, with protein MKQFKPNLIKAALISGGVALASTPAFAQEANTDAVDEENLEVIQVSGIRGSLQRAQAIKMDNTSIVEALSAEDIGKLPDTSIAESIARLPGLAGERRNGRTSGLSVRGFNENYVGTTLNGRELLGMGDNRGVEFDLYPTEIVSNILVYKTPEAGLMTQGIGGTVDIQTVSPLSAQKTVAINGSYEKNQEDSGNPDFDNNGHRLSFNYVDQFADDKIGVALAIADMESPRQAQHFRGWGYANANPANAAEGVEVPEGTVILGGHDSFTRSAMLERTSIAGVIEYAPSDNLKVQFDALYIDFEENDVRRGVEEGGAEWGTGAYTITGVEDGLVTSGYYDGFLSVIRNDSRQQKAELTTFGLNVEYVINDNWTATLDVSTGEVDKTITDIESYSGVGRAGIDGRPLTPRAWTMTSTGAVYSDHPSLDSVDLGDPNSIYLAGPQAWGGSLTPVERFQGVEGFGPDTAQDGFVNEPIFDESLDAIRLDLEGFVEWGIFTKLTAGVNYQEREKTKDNNGAYLTAPTWPDQELVPNPIGTADLSFIGIDGVIAYDGLGLYQSGYYIETPAELFENGRFGDSYTIKEDILTAFAKLDIETEIGDVLVFGNLGLQVVNVDQTGSGFNTTTGPTGFTAVTPITDGDSYTDVLPTLNLSFEIAENQFIRTALGKVISRPRMDDMRPNNTVSFTFNDQQIISSDIANGPWSASSGNARLKPLEANQFDIAYENYFADSGYFAVSFFYKDLTNWHVAGQTVGDFSDSYIEGFHQTSGQTDINGDGVLDANDIVPPATFNGVVSFREDGLEGFVRGWELQGSLPFDMIHESLEGFGMFASATFLDGQLDNGDAVPGLSEETYSLTAFYESNGFEFRISGTKRDAFATETRAISLSLAQIQDLGVKQVDAQIGYDFDESGIEALKGLRVTLQGQNLTDEPTIQANPGDGRQITQYETYGRNFLLGFNYTF; from the coding sequence ATGAAACAATTTAAACCCAACTTAATTAAAGCTGCGCTTATTTCAGGCGGTGTAGCACTTGCTTCTACACCTGCTTTTGCACAAGAAGCAAATACTGATGCAGTTGATGAAGAAAACCTTGAAGTTATTCAAGTGAGTGGTATTCGTGGTAGCTTACAACGCGCCCAGGCGATCAAAATGGACAACACGTCTATTGTTGAAGCGCTTTCTGCAGAAGACATTGGTAAGTTACCAGATACAAGTATCGCAGAGTCAATTGCTCGTCTTCCTGGTCTAGCCGGTGAGCGTCGTAATGGCCGTACTAGCGGACTTTCAGTTCGTGGTTTCAATGAAAACTACGTTGGTACAACACTAAACGGTCGCGAATTATTAGGTATGGGCGATAACCGTGGGGTTGAGTTTGATCTTTATCCAACGGAAATTGTTTCTAACATTCTAGTTTATAAAACGCCTGAAGCGGGTCTTATGACTCAAGGCATCGGTGGTACTGTTGACATTCAAACGGTAAGCCCACTAAGTGCTCAGAAAACCGTTGCTATTAACGGTTCATACGAAAAGAACCAAGAAGACTCAGGCAACCCTGACTTCGATAATAATGGTCACCGCCTTTCATTTAACTATGTTGATCAGTTTGCTGATGACAAGATTGGTGTAGCGCTAGCGATTGCTGATATGGAATCGCCTCGTCAGGCTCAACATTTCCGCGGTTGGGGTTATGCGAATGCTAATCCAGCTAATGCTGCTGAGGGTGTTGAAGTACCAGAAGGCACAGTTATTCTTGGTGGTCACGATTCATTCACACGTTCAGCTATGCTAGAGCGTACGTCGATTGCCGGTGTTATTGAATATGCACCATCTGATAATCTCAAAGTTCAATTTGATGCTTTGTACATCGACTTCGAAGAAAACGACGTTCGTCGTGGTGTTGAAGAAGGTGGTGCAGAGTGGGGTACTGGTGCCTACACAATCACTGGCGTAGAAGACGGCCTTGTAACCTCTGGTTACTACGATGGCTTCTTATCAGTAATTCGTAACGATTCTCGTCAACAAAAAGCAGAATTGACCACTTTTGGTCTTAACGTTGAATATGTAATCAACGACAACTGGACAGCGACGTTAGATGTGTCGACAGGTGAAGTTGATAAAACAATCACTGATATCGAAAGTTATTCAGGTGTGGGTCGAGCTGGTATTGATGGTCGTCCACTTACGCCACGCGCTTGGACAATGACGTCTACTGGTGCGGTATATAGCGATCACCCTTCGCTAGATAGTGTTGATCTTGGCGACCCTAATTCAATCTATCTTGCAGGCCCACAAGCATGGGGTGGTTCACTTACTCCAGTAGAGCGCTTCCAAGGCGTAGAAGGTTTTGGTCCTGACACTGCACAAGATGGTTTCGTTAACGAACCTATTTTCGACGAGTCATTAGATGCTATTCGTCTAGACCTAGAAGGTTTTGTTGAGTGGGGTATCTTCACTAAACTAACTGCTGGTGTTAATTATCAAGAACGTGAAAAAACTAAGGACAACAATGGTGCTTACCTAACTGCACCTACTTGGCCTGACCAAGAGCTAGTGCCAAACCCAATTGGTACAGCTGATTTGAGCTTTATTGGTATCGACGGCGTAATTGCTTACGATGGTCTTGGTCTATATCAAAGTGGCTATTATATTGAAACGCCTGCTGAATTATTTGAAAACGGTCGTTTCGGTGACTCATATACCATTAAGGAAGATATTTTAACTGCATTTGCAAAATTAGATATCGAAACTGAAATTGGTGATGTTTTAGTATTTGGTAACCTTGGCCTACAAGTTGTAAATGTTGATCAGACTGGTTCTGGTTTCAATACAACGACTGGACCTACTGGTTTTACCGCAGTAACACCAATCACTGATGGTGATTCATATACTGACGTACTACCAACACTTAACTTAAGCTTTGAAATTGCTGAAAACCAGTTTATTCGTACTGCACTAGGCAAAGTAATTAGCCGCCCACGTATGGACGATATGCGCCCAAATAATACGGTAAGCTTTACGTTTAACGACCAGCAAATCATCTCTAGCGATATTGCAAATGGCCCTTGGTCAGCGAGCTCGGGTAATGCGCGTCTTAAGCCTTTAGAAGCCAATCAGTTTGATATTGCTTACGAAAACTATTTCGCAGATTCTGGTTACTTTGCTGTTAGCTTCTTCTACAAAGATTTAACTAACTGGCACGTAGCGGGTCAAACAGTAGGTGACTTTAGTGATTCTTATATTGAAGGTTTCCACCAGACTTCAGGTCAAACCGACATCAACGGTGATGGTGTACTAGATGCAAACGACATTGTACCGCCGGCAACGTTTAACGGTGTAGTAAGCTTCCGTGAAGACGGTCTTGAAGGGTTCGTTCGTGGTTGGGAACTACAAGGTAGCCTACCATTTGACATGATTCACGAGTCGCTAGAAGGCTTTGGTATGTTCGCAAGTGCAACATTCCTTGATGGTCAGCTAGATAACGGTGATGCTGTGCCAGGTCTGTCTGAAGAGACCTACTCACTAACTGCTTTCTATGAAAGCAATGGTTTTGAGTTCCGTATTTCTGGTACTAAACGTGACGCATTTGCTACTGAAACGCGTGCTATCAGTCTTTCACTAGCTCAAATTCAAGATTTGGGTGTGAAGCAAGTTGACGCACA